CCACGTATTGAAAAGCTTGAAACTCTTTGCATAAAGTAGGTTTTCGAACTGCCCTTAACCTAATTATTCACACAAGTAATTTTAACTTCGTCAATAATCGGCTGGCTACCCTTACAAAAAGTTTATGAAGTCTATTTCTTTCAGGAAATTAAAAAGTATTCTAACTCCCAAAATATTCTCTTCATAAGCAGTTTGCGCTTTGGCTTAAAGAATCGAATTAAAAATTATCCAATTCTTTGACAAAGATAGCTTAATAAACGTTGCTTCAAAAATCAACAAATTACTTTTTAAGCCTTTGGCTCTTGCGAAACCATTCTTAGTAAACATTTAACTAAGGATTCTAACAAAACTAAATCTTAGGGGCAAAGTATTTTCATTTTGATTAAGAATCGAAATCCAAACAATATCTGTTATACAAAACAGTAATCTTTATTTGAAAATAAAACAGCCCATTTCTAGGCTATTTTAATGAAGTCGTAAGTGCAATTTAGAATACTAGTATCTTATCAAGTTCAACCTAATAACTTGACTTTCAAGCAGTTATATAGCCACTATCAATAATGGCTATATATTTATAGCAAAAAATAGTAAATGAACTGCAATGACACAGAATTCATTAAGTCAAAGATGAATACGAAGCTACTTGCTACGTCTGAATTTTAAAACTAATATCTCTAATGTAGCAAAAAAAATAAATTGGGGTATAGTTTTGAAATATCGCTTCCACAATCTGTGTGGTTCTTGAATTAATCGATAAAGCCATTCAAGTGAAGCATTCTTCATCCAAGATGGAGCATGTTTCGTATTCCCTGCTAAATAGTCAAATCCGGCGCCTATACCAAAAAGTAGGCCTTGATCTAGCCGGTCAAAGTTTTCAAACATCCACTTTTCTTGTTTAGGAGCCCCTAAACCTACCCAAATAAAATCAGGCTTAGCCAAGTTTATTGCGTGAATAAAATCTGCATTATTCCACTCCGCAAAAGGCTTGAATGGTGGTGAAATCATTCCGGCTATTTGGGTCCCAGGATATTTTTCTTCAATGGCTTCTTTAAGTTTTGACAATGTTGCTTCAGAACTACCAAAGAAAAAATGTGTAAGATTATCTTTACGCCCCCAATCAATAAACTTCTCCATTACCGTTGGACCAAAAAGCCTTGAAATATTCTTATTACCTTTCAACCTGCCCACTATTTCCAAGGGTTTCCCATCGGGTAAGGATAGATACCCTTCATTGATAATGGCTTGGAAAGAAGAATCGTGAAATCCTTCAATCATTGTATGAACATTATTGACAGTTACATATCCTTTTCGAATATTTTCATTTCTAAAATCATCAATAATATTCTGATATAAGTCATTATATCCGTTGAAACAATTGACCTTATTCCCCAATATCTTTATACGGCTGTTCATTAACTTAAATTATGCGCTACAATGGACTTGGCTAGTCCAGCAAATTTTTCTTTCCAGATAATAGATTTAGGGAATAACTCTTGCATCTCCTTAGTTTTTAGCAATCGGATTTCTTCAACTATCGAACGGGCGTCTTCAATATTTCCCTTTCTACAAATATGGCCCAAATTAAATTTATTGATAAGTAACACTCTTACTGACTTTGGAAGAAACTGAAAACCTGGAAAAAGAAAATGAGGTTCCATTGGAAAATAATAATTTGGTGTTTGAATGAAATGATATTTTCCTACCCGCATAACTTCCCTAGCCATTCGGCCTTGATTTTCTTTTGTAAAAAGATGTTCAATAACAGAGTTTGAAAAAACAATATCAAAACTCCTATTAGCATACTCACTTAGATTCGTAGCATCACCGACCACACTTAAAAAATTAGGAGATGTTGTTGTTTGTAATGAAAGGTTTAAAAGTGTGATTTTAATGTCTTTGCTATCTACACCCATATTAATCCAATACTCTTGAGTTCCACCTATATCTAAAATAGTAACTGGTTTATTTAATTTATCAATTAAACTTTTAAAATAAACAAATCGCTTATATCTCATCGAATGAGATAATGAGGCTGTCGATGAATTATCTGCAACTTTTTTTACCAAACTCATAAAGTAGTTGTTTCTCTGAGTCTTTAAAACTCATATTTAGAAAAAAGGTATTAAAATGATACTGATTGAACGATATAAGTGAAAGGGCACCATAATTTATAAAAGCTGACTTGAAATCTGAAATTATGCATCACAGTTAATACCCTTCATGTCATATCAACCCTTGGAACTCTTCAGCCCGAACTATGTCCAAATTTCATTGTAGAATTCCAACTGATTAATAACTTCTGAGGATATCTTTTATTTAGTGAGAGTTATACTCTGTTATGTCCTTTCTAATGAATTAGAGTTATTTTGTATCGCCTACACAATTATAAATTTCAACAGTTTTTTCGGCGGTTTTTTTCCAACAAAAATTATTCATAAAATGAAATTGCAACGCCAATTGTTTCTTCCTTATTTCATCATTCTTTAAAAATATCTTTATTTTTTCACAGATCTCATCTGGGGAGAAACAATCAAACAACATATCTTTTGAACAAGACAATTCTAAAAGTGAAGAGGATTTTGAACAAACAACAGGCAAACCGCTAGCATAACCTTCTAAAACTGGCAAACCGAATCCTTCATAAATTGATGGATAAACTTTGAGCATCGCAAGATTGTATAAATATGGTATTTCCTCATCAGCTAAATATCCTGTAATTATAATTTCGTTTTCTAAACCAGAATTCTTAATTTCTTGCAGCACATATTCACTACCAGACGCCAGCTTTCCGGCAAATACCATTTTTACTTCTGAAAAACTTTTATCTTCTTTTAGAATCTTAAATGCCTTAACTAAATTATAATGATTTTTATTAGGATGCTCAATCCTACCCACATAAAGTAAGAAAGGAAAACTATACTTATTCTTAATCTTAAAAGGTATATCCTCTAGGTTTCTAGGTTTAAACTTTTCACTTGTTCCCTCATAAATAGTCGTTATTCTTCCTTTATTTATTCCTACACATTCTTGTAAATCCCTGCTTGTATTTTCCGAAACAGTTATAAAATGATCGATTTTTTTTATAACTGGGAAAATAATTCTTTTATTATAGAAACTTCGAAATACACCAAACCTATTTGTTTTCAAACCAATTAAGTCATGAACAGTCATTACCTTTTTGCATTTTGAGAATAGGACAGTCCTTCTGTATTCAGGAAGATGAACCAGGTCTATCTTATATTTCCATAAGTAAAAAGGATAAATAAAGAAATGCCAAAATATATTGGATACAGCACCATTAAAAAATGAACTTGTAAAATGAATTACAACATTACTTTTGGATGTTGCAACAATCTCTCTAAATAAAGCGGTGTGATTTTGGGGAATAAATAAATGATACTCATTTTGATCATCATATTCAATGATACTTTCCAACAATTCATTCATATATACCGAAAGCCCACTCCTTTGGCTGCCGATCTCAGACGAAGTCGAAAATGCTATTTTATATCTTTTATTATTCATGGATCAATTGGGTAAAATAGCCACTTAATTTTCCTTTCAGCGAATAGTAGTAGTATTTAACTCTACTCTTTTGCAAAAGCAATCCGAATAAAAATATCCCAATTAATGGCCTGATAATTTGGTATAGAAATATATAGATTGGAAACTTATGCTTCCGAAAAACATAACTAGAACCTTTTGTATAGCTAAAAACTTTTGCCCATTGATTATAGTTTGTAATTATTGGAGGGTGAATTATTTTAATGGCAGTAATATGAACAATTGAAAAGCCATTATTAATTACCCGAAGTAAATAATCCGTCTCTTCACCAGCACCGAGCCCCGTTCCAGAACCAACCCCTAAATTCTCGTCAAATAAACCAGTTTTAGTTATTACATCTTTACGTAGAAAAACAGTTGCAGACTTAACCGTTTCCCATATATTTTTCTTATTAATAACGGCAGTTGATTCTTTTATAGGCAAATTAATATCCTCGGTTAAACTACCACTTATACCGCTATAGTTTGAATGCTCACTAAATAGTTTATTAAGCTGTTTCAATAAATCATTAGGGTACAAACAATCATCATCAGGAAATGCGACAATATCACCTGACATTTTTTGTAAACCTACATTCCTTGCTTTTGAAATTCCGGTTTCACTTCTTAAGTGCAAAATATTTAACTGCTTTCCATATTTAGCAACCACATCTAACAGCCGTCCATCTTCATTTTGATCAACAATTATTATCTCAAAATTTCGGTATAATTGTTTAACAAGTGATTCCAAAAACTGCTCTAGCTCGACAACCCTATTTTTGGTTGCTACAACCAATGAAAACTTTAGGTTATAGCTGATTGTATTATTAAAATTATCCATGAACAACTTCTATATAATAACTTATATAATCATCTATCATTCTGCCAAGAGTGAACTTGCCTTGAATAACTGAAAGAGTATTTCCTGAAAGAAAAGACAAATAGCCCCTATCCTCAACTATTCTTTTTATTGCTTCAGAAAGAGAAGAAGCATTTTCTGGTTCAACGAGTATGCCATTAAAGTTGTTTTTTATCACTTCCGATACCCCCCCAACATTTGAAGCTATTGCCGGCACCCCTGATGACATAAATTCAAGAATCGCATTAGGCAAGCCTTCACCACTCTTTTTAAACGACATTAAAACACCGCAATCCATAGTCGGTAAAAACTTTTCAATATTACTTACACTGCCATAAAAAGTTATTTTCTTTTGAAGTCCTTTTTCTTGAACTTTTGTTTCAAGTTGTGGCCTCAAAGGTCCATCTCCAAAAACATGCAACGTAATGGGCAACTCTCTTAATGAGTCGACAGCCTCAATTATAGTATTATAGTCTTTATAACTTGTTAAGTTAGCAACAGAGCATAAGCGAACCTCTTTAGCCCCTTTACTGTATTCGCTTATATTTTTAACTATAAATCTATTGGGGTCTACTCCGTTGTAAATTACTTTCGTAAACCGGCGTCTTTTTATATTATAAACTTTAAGGCCGGCAAGACTATTAGAAATAACATACGTAGATTGTTTAAGTAAATACCTTTTTTGCAATTGCCTTCTACTTAATCTAGCATCAGCATCCCTAATACTTCCATTTATCCATTTAAAATTTAGTAGTTTAGACAAAACATAAATCATTAATGAGTCTTCTAAACTCATCGTATGAATAATATCAAAGCTATTGCCTTTAATTAGTTTATACAATCTATTAAAAGATGAAACTCTTTTCCAATCTCCTGGCTTTGCTGTAAGAGAATATAAGGATGCATAGTCTTTAACTATTTTGTCGTAGTAGCCATTGCTTGTAAGTGTAAGAACGGACACTTCAAAATCTTTATTCTTTGAAAAACCTTTTACCAATTCTATAACCTGTCTTTCCGTCCCTCCAGAATTCAAGGAATCAACTGTTATTAATACCTTAACTTTTTTCACCATCATTTTGTTATAGAGCTATTACGTTTGAGATAGAAAAAGTATGATGCTAAAAGCATGGTGGGATAACTAAGTATTTGTGTCATCCACTCCCCTGGCATGATCAATCCTGTAAAGAAAAAAACAAACATATTAAACAAGAATACAATTCTCAATATCTTATTTAATCCTGTAAGGTTTTTCTGTACATATACAGTCTTCACAATTTTAAAAACAAGCATAAAAAAAATAGTGAATCCGACAAATCCAAATTCTACTAATAGATTGGTAAAAAAATTAAATGGACGATCAAAGGAAGAGTTGAAAGCCAACTCGCTCATGCTTATATAAAAGTCATTCTGCTGATAAATTAAGTTTTTAACTCCTTCAGTAAAGGCAGCCAATGCACCAGCACTGGCATAGTTGCCGGGTCCCAACCCAAAAAGAAAAGTGTAGGGATTAGTAAGCCAGTAATGCATAGCTATTTGCCAAGCTTTTATTGGTCCAATCTGTGAAAAATCTATGGATTTAATTAGCCAGAATAATCGAAAGTCGATTCCCATAGGCTCTAAAAAGCTTTCAATATCAAAATTGGAAAACATAAGAAACAGTACAAAACCAGCGAAAATATAGGTGACTCTACGAGTAACTTTGGAGTAGGTAAATAAAAGGATAAAGATAAATAGCAGATTGGCAATAATAACTTTCTCATTTGAAGAGAAAAAAGAAATCAATAACACAAAGTTCGAAAAAATTAAAAACTTCAATTTCTTTTCATAAATAAATTTTGCAAAGAAAGCAATTGAAGTCATTGCCATAAAAGTACCAAAGACATGTGCATCACTAAAAAATCCATTAACATTATCCGAATGTACTGGCCAATAATTAGGTATATGCACAAATAAAGCCACCAATGCATTCAATAAAATATAACCGAAGTAAAATTTTACTACCCGCTTTATAAAATTTTCATCGATACCTATTGAACAAAATACATCATACAACCAAAGAGGCGAAAGCAATAAATATATGGAGACAAACTGATAATAACTGTAACTAAAGTTAAAGGAGACAATTATTCCCAGGATAGACAAACAAAACAATAAAAAAACAAATAGCTTAGTTTTCCCCAAAGATCGATCCTTAGCATACTTTATTATTGCAACTATATAAAGTACTGTTATAACTAAAATTTCTACAAATCTGAAAAATTTAGGGATAGGTATATGAGACCAGGAATACCCTAAATCAGCTTCATACATTAATGAATTGTTATACAATACAAGCCATATAGTTACAATATAAAAGACAATCTTCTTTAACATAATTAAGCTGCGCGAAAGACCGGCATATCACTATTTCTTCTTCTTTCCTGAGATGTTGTAAGGGATTAATCTATTTGTAACCTTAGTCCCAACTAGCTTTAGAACCCCATTTAAGCCTTTTGCATTATATGCTTTTTTCAACTGATCTTTTTTCTTAAAATAAGAATGGGAGTATTTGTTCCATTTTAATTCTCTGATCTTGTTTTTCACGAAAGCACTATCATAATCTATAGGTATGTCATTTTGTGCCAGTAATGAATTCAAGCCATCTGTAAATTTACCTTCTACAGGTTTGCGGCTAAGCAAATAATTCCATATTTCAACATGCTTTTTTGCATAATCAGCCCAATTCCATGTATTAACAGACATCACAAGTTTTTCCTTTTCTTCCTGAAGAGATAAAAAAATATTCTTCATCTCTTCATATGAAGTAAATGGGTGAACTACCCCACCAAGAGCATCCAGATGATAACCTTGTGCTGTAACAATTGTTTTTACTCCTGCAGCCAAAGCATCAATAAAACCCATTTGGCCTTCATCCATACCCATGTATAAATAATAGTCCAGCGTAGGAATCATTGTTATGTATTCATCATAGATAAAGCGGTCTGTATACTCCACTTCAAATCCATTTTTAAGAAGTGATGCAACTTGTGGTTCCCAACCACTGCCCATGATTTTGAATTTGAAATATCGACAGTCTATATCCCCAGCCAGCCTATCAAAAAAGTACTCTCTCTTGCGCCCATCATCATGCACGCGTGATGCAATGCCAACTACAATCTTTTTTACAGAAACCACCCCATCGTGAGCTGGATTT
This genomic interval from Flavisolibacter tropicus contains the following:
- a CDS encoding WecB/TagA/CpsF family glycosyltransferase, with protein sequence MNSRIKILGNKVNCFNGYNDLYQNIIDDFRNENIRKGYVTVNNVHTMIEGFHDSSFQAIINEGYLSLPDGKPLEIVGRLKGNKNISRLFGPTVMEKFIDWGRKDNLTHFFFGSSEATLSKLKEAIEEKYPGTQIAGMISPPFKPFAEWNNADFIHAINLAKPDFIWVGLGAPKQEKWMFENFDRLDQGLLFGIGAGFDYLAGNTKHAPSWMKNASLEWLYRLIQEPHRLWKRYFKTIPQFIFFATLEILVLKFRRSK
- a CDS encoding class I SAM-dependent methyltransferase; translation: MSLVKKVADNSSTASLSHSMRYKRFVYFKSLIDKLNKPVTILDIGGTQEYWINMGVDSKDIKITLLNLSLQTTTSPNFLSVVGDATNLSEYANRSFDIVFSNSVIEHLFTKENQGRMAREVMRVGKYHFIQTPNYYFPMEPHFLFPGFQFLPKSVRVLLINKFNLGHICRKGNIEDARSIVEEIRLLKTKEMQELFPKSIIWKEKFAGLAKSIVAHNLS
- a CDS encoding glycosyltransferase family 4 protein; the protein is MNNKRYKIAFSTSSEIGSQRSGLSVYMNELLESIIEYDDQNEYHLFIPQNHTALFREIVATSKSNVVIHFTSSFFNGAVSNIFWHFFIYPFYLWKYKIDLVHLPEYRRTVLFSKCKKVMTVHDLIGLKTNRFGVFRSFYNKRIIFPVIKKIDHFITVSENTSRDLQECVGINKGRITTIYEGTSEKFKPRNLEDIPFKIKNKYSFPFLLYVGRIEHPNKNHYNLVKAFKILKEDKSFSEVKMVFAGKLASGSEYVLQEIKNSGLENEIIITGYLADEEIPYLYNLAMLKVYPSIYEGFGLPVLEGYASGLPVVCSKSSSLLELSCSKDMLFDCFSPDEICEKIKIFLKNDEIRKKQLALQFHFMNNFCWKKTAEKTVEIYNCVGDTK
- a CDS encoding glycosyltransferase family 2 protein, whose translation is MDNFNNTISYNLKFSLVVATKNRVVELEQFLESLVKQLYRNFEIIIVDQNEDGRLLDVVAKYGKQLNILHLRSETGISKARNVGLQKMSGDIVAFPDDDCLYPNDLLKQLNKLFSEHSNYSGISGSLTEDINLPIKESTAVINKKNIWETVKSATVFLRKDVITKTGLFDENLGVGSGTGLGAGEETDYLLRVINNGFSIVHITAIKIIHPPIITNYNQWAKVFSYTKGSSYVFRKHKFPIYIFLYQIIRPLIGIFLFGLLLQKSRVKYYYYSLKGKLSGYFTQLIHE
- a CDS encoding glycosyltransferase, translating into MMVKKVKVLITVDSLNSGGTERQVIELVKGFSKNKDFEVSVLTLTSNGYYDKIVKDYASLYSLTAKPGDWKRVSSFNRLYKLIKGNSFDIIHTMSLEDSLMIYVLSKLLNFKWINGSIRDADARLSRRQLQKRYLLKQSTYVISNSLAGLKVYNIKRRRFTKVIYNGVDPNRFIVKNISEYSKGAKEVRLCSVANLTSYKDYNTIIEAVDSLRELPITLHVFGDGPLRPQLETKVQEKGLQKKITFYGSVSNIEKFLPTMDCGVLMSFKKSGEGLPNAILEFMSSGVPAIASNVGGVSEVIKNNFNGILVEPENASSLSEAIKRIVEDRGYLSFLSGNTLSVIQGKFTLGRMIDDYISYYIEVVHG